The Polyangium aurulentum genomic interval CGACGTGGATGGTGCACTTGGCGATGCTTCCAACGCAATACTGCTGGCTGCCCGCGGGCGTCTGGCAGTTCTGGTAGCCCGTGTAGTACTCGCAGCCGTCACTGGTGTTCGAGCACCACTGATTGACCTCGTTGGGATACACGTAGCACTGCTGGTAATCCCCGAGCCAATGATAGCCGGTGTAGTTCGCGACCTGGAAGACCAGCGCGTTGTCGGTCGCCATCAGCCCGCTGTACGACCAGTAGTAGGGCAGCGCGGTGGTGGAGAGCTGGCCCTTCTGCGTGGGGTGCAGCGGATCGGTGAGGTCGTACGCCGTGATCGTGGTCTTGTAGGTCGGCCACGAGACGTACTCGCTCCTCGACGTGACGAGGAGATTGCCGATCTTGTGATAGCTGGCGTAGATCGGGACCTCGAAGCTCGCCAGGGGCTCGGCCAGATCCGCATTCACGCTCGCCGAGATCACCTCCGCCTTGGCGTTCACGTTCGAGCTGTTCCAGTAGTAGTACCCCTCGGGATGGCGAATGCGCAGGCGGTAGTCGCCCCACGGGATGATCGCCGTGTAATCGGGCGCCAGGTCGATCTGCGACTTCTTCGCCGGATTGTCGAGGTCGGTCTGGTCGTGGAACGCGAGCACGGTGTCGGAGATGTTCACCCCGTTGTTCGTGCCGTCCTTCAGCCGAATCGTGCGGCGCACGCCGTCCGGGTGCTCCATCGTCCCGCGCCGCGTGAGCGTCTTGTCCGAGAACGTGAAGATCTGCACGGCCGAGCGGGATGAATACCCCTGGCCCGGCACGTACTTCGAGCCCGAGAACGGCAATAGAATGACGCCCGTCTCCGTCTCGCCCGTCGGCGCCGTCGCGCTCACCGCGTTGTCGAGGACCGAGAACGCGCGGTGATCCCAGTTCGCCTCCGACCAGTCCCACCCGGTGTTCGAATCCACCTCGGCGCGCGAGATCATCGGGTTCGGATTGTCGAGGTCCGTGATGTCGTAGAGGCTGGCCGCCATCTTCCAGCCATTCTGATCGTTCACGCCGATGCCGATGATGCGCGTGTTGCCGAGGACCGGACGCAGGTAATTGTTGAACCCGGACACGATGAACTCGGTCCGCTCCTCGATGTTGCCGGTCGCGTCGATCGAGAACGTGTGGAACGGGTCGGTGTTCCGGTAGGTGACCGCGAAGGCCTTGTCGTCGAGGAAGACCGCGCCATAGAGCCGCTCGTTGGTGCCGAACGCCTCGGTGTCGATGAGCGCGACGTTGTCCTTGTCCGTGGCGTTCCACGTCTGCAAGTAGCTCTGCTGGCCCCAGCCGCCCCATTGCGGGCCCGAGAAGACCCGGAGCTGGTCCTTGCGGAAGTCCATGTGGAACTGCGTGCGGACATAGCCTTGCACGTCCACCGTATCGCGCAGCGTCATCGCGCCGTTCACGTCCGAGATGTCGACGATCGAGACCTTGCTGTTCTCGTCGTCCCAGCTCTGCGGCGCGCGGGCCACGAGCAAAACGCCCTTTTCACCCTGGATCGCCGTCACGTAGCCGCCCAGATCGAGCTGGGTCTTCGGCGTCATCGCCGTCGTGGTCACGTCGAAGCTCTTGACCACGCTCTCGTCCTTCCAGATCCAGTATCCGTCCGGATGCTCGTAGTAGCCGTTGTCGATCGCGGCGACATAGAGCGAGTTCTTCGACGAGCCGTTCGCATAGCGGCTCGTCGTGATCCGGCCCGGCACGTTGTACTGCGCGATGAGCTTCGGCGCCGTGTGGTCGGAGATGTCGACCAGGGCCACGAGCCCGCCGCGCTTGTCCTTCACGGCAAGCTTGCCCGGGTCGGACTTGTAGCCATACCACTCGTTCAGGAGGATGACGGCGCGATCGCCGTCCACGTACATCTCGACGGGCTTTCCGGACACCGGCAGCTTGCCGATGATCTTCGGGCTCGCGATATTGCTGAAGTCGACGACCTGCAGGCCGCGATACGCATTGAGGTTCAGCAGATGCCCACCGCCCATCACGCGGTAGATGTCGCCCTCCTCGAGCTCGCGGTCGTCCTCTTCCTCCTCCTCTTCTTCCTCCTCCTCTTCTTCCTCCTCACCTTGGCTCGCCACGTACGGCACGTCTTCCGCCGTCACGAAGGACTGCGCTCCCTGTGCGAGCTGCTCGACCTCGGCCGTGCTCTCGTCGCCCGCACCGCCGCTCGCCACGCAACCCTGCCCCGCCAGCAAAAGCAACGCGCCGAGCCAGGACGTGCCCGTCGCGATCTTCCTCGTGAAAAGAGACCTCATCCTCGCCGTCCCCTTCTCCTTCACACGAAAATGAAGGAAGAATGCAAACTATCCCAATTACACGAGGCTCTGACCGCGCGTCAAGCGTCGCCGCGCGCGCAAAAGAATGCGCACCCGTCGGCGTGCAATGGGGACAGTGAATTACGCTGGGTGCGGAAGCTTCGGGCGGGAGCCCCGGCCGGCATTGCGCCGGCCGGGAGACGTGTCGCGCGGCGAAGGAAGCGGGCCGACGTCAGTCGGTGGTGAGCAGGTTCGACGCGTTCTTGTCGATTTGGAACACGCCGAGCCGCCCGCCGGCCGTGATGATGTCGTTGTTATGGATGATGGGCGTCGAGTAGACCGGGAAGAAGGCCTGCGCGACCGGCTTCGTGAGGTCGTCCATGTTGACGATCAGCGTGCCGCCCTGGACCTGGAAGAACAGGCGGCGATCGGCGCCCCCGACGAGGTACATCCAGTTGTCGAGCGGCGTCTGCGACTGCAGATCGAGGCCCGTGCCCTTCTTCTGCGGCGTCAGGACGTCGATCTTCATGCTCTTCGGGTTGTAGTACGAATACACCCAGCTCGACCGGGTGGTGAGGACCGCGGTCTCGTGATTGTCGATGACGACCGAGTTGACCTGGCGCCCCTCGAACTGCTTGTAATTGTGGAGCTCGGCGACGTTCCCCTTGATCTGGACGTACCCGAGGGCCGGCTCCTGCCACTTGCCGCCCCATTGGCGATCACGCGTGACGAGCTTGGTGTCGTCCACGTCGATGGGGTAACCCGGCACGTTGATGCCGTTGTCGATGACGGGCTGCGAGGGATTCGTCAGGTCGACGCGCTTCACGTAATGCTTCGAGTACGGCCGCGGGTCACCCGGAACCGAGGTCGGGTTCTTCACGGTGACGAACAGCGTGTTGCCGCTCGTCCGCGCGCTCACGGCCTCGTCCGGCAGCGGGAACGAGATCTTGTTCGGGACGATCTTCGGGTTCGCCGGGTCCGACATATCGACGATCGTGAACTCGTACGAGTTCGTGTAGCGGTATCCCGTGCCGGCTTCCACGTCGCAATACTTCACCTCGTTGACCGCGCTCGGGGCGACGGGCACGCAGTCCGTCGCGGCGCCGACGTGGACCGTGCACTTGGCGTAGCCGCCCACGCAGTACTCCTCAGCGCCGTCGGGCGTCTGGCACTGACGGTAGCCCGTGTAATAGGTGCAGCCGTCGGCGTTGCTCGAGCACCAGGTATTCACGCCGCTCGTGTACGCGCTGCACTGATGGTAGGCGCCGAGGTCATTGTAATTCCATTTCGTCTGCGTGAAGACGAGCGCATTGTCGGTCGCCTGGACCGAGGAGCCCCAGTAGTACGACGGCGGCAGCTCGGTGGTGACGAGCTGGCCCTTCTTCTGCGGGCTCGTCGGGTTCGTGAGGTCCCACGTGGTGACCGTGGTCTTGTAGCCGCCATTGCTCCACTGCGAGCTGGCGCTGACCAGCATGTTCCCGACCTTGAAGTGATTGCCGTAGAGCGGGAGCTCGAACGTCGCCAGCGGCTCGGCCAGGTCGGCGTTCACGTTGGCGGCAATGACCTCCGCCTTCGCGTTCACGTTCGCGTTGTACCACCAGTAATACCCCTCGGGATTACGAATGCGCAGGCGGTAAGCGCCGAACGGGATGATCTGCGCGTAATCGGGCGCGAGGTCGATCTGCGACTTCTTCACCGGATTGTCGAGGTCGGTCTGATCGTGGAACGCGAGCACCGTGTCGGAGATGTTCGCCCCGTTCTTCGTGCCGTCGCCGAGCGGGAAGGAGCGGCGCACGTCGTCCGGGTGCTCCATGACCCCGCGCTTCGTGAGCGACGTGGCCGAATACGTGAAGATCTGCACCGCCGCGCGGTATTGGTAATCGCCCGTATTCCAGTCGTACTTCCCACCGGCGAACGGCAACAGGATGAGGCCCGTCTCCGTCTCGCCCGTCGGCGCCGTCACGCTCACCGCATTGTCCATGACCTTGAACGCGCGGTGATCCCACTCCGCCTCGGACCAGTTCCAGTCGTTGTTCCCACCCACCTCGGCGCGATGGATGAGCGGATTCGGGTTCGTCAGGTTCGTGATGTCGTAGAGGCTGGCCGCCATCGTCCAGCTCCCCTGATCGTTGATGCCGATCCCGATCATGCGCGTATTGCCGAGGACCGGGCGCAGGAAGTTATTGTACCCGGAGATGATGAACTCGCTCTCCTCCTCGATGACGCCGTTCGGATCGATCGAGAAGCTATGGAGCGGGTCGGTGTTGCGGTACGTGACCGCGAACGCCCTGTCGTCGAGGAAGACCGCCGCGTAGAGCCGCTCGTTGGTGCCGAACGTCTCGGTATCGATGAGCGCGAGGTTGTCCCTGTCGGCCGCGTTCCACGTCTGCAGATAGCTGTCCTGGCCCCAGCTGCCCCATTGCGGGCCCGAGAAGACCCGGAGCTGATCCTTGCGGAAGTCCATGTGGAACTGCGAGCGGACATAGCCCTTGATGTCCACCGTATCGCGCAACGTCATGGCGCCGTTGACGTCGGAGATGTCGACGACCGACACCGCGCTGGTGACGTTCGACCACCAGTCGCCCGTGCTGCGCGCCACGAGCAGGGTACCCTTCTCGCCCTGGATCGCCGTCACGTTGCCGCCGAGCTGGATGTCGGTCTTCGGCGTCATCGCCGTCGTGGTCACGTCGAAGCTCTTGACCACGCTCTCGTTCTTGTAAATCCAGTTGCCCGCCGCGTCCGTGTAATAGCCATTGTCGATGGCCGCGACGTAGAGCGAGTTCTTGTTCGAGCCGTTCGCATAGCGGCTCGTCGTGATACGGCCCGGCACGTTGTATTGCGCGATGAGCTTCGGCGCCGTGGCGTCCGTGAGGTCGACCAGGGCCACGAGCCCGCCCCGCTTGTCCGAGACCGCGAGCTTGCCGGGATCGGCCTTGTAGCCATACCACTCGTTCAGCAGCACGACCGCGCGGTTGCCGTCGACGTACATCTCGACCGGCATGCCCGAGACCGGCAGCTTGCCGATGATCTTCGGGGCCGCGATGTTGCTGAAATCGACGACCTGCAGGCCGCGGTAGGCATTGAGGTTCAACAGGCGCCCGCCGCCCATCACGCGGTAGATGTCGCCCTCCTCGAGCTCGCGATCGTCCTCTTCCTCCTCCTCCTCTTCTTCCTCTTCCTCCTCTTCCTCTTCCTCGCCGTAATCGTAATACACGTACGGCAAATCCTCGGCGGTCGCGAACGACGTCTGACCTTTGAGCGGCAGCTTGGTCTCCGCCGCGTCCTCGCCGTCTCCCGCGCCGCCAGCGCATCCCTGCCCGACCAGCAAAAGCAACGCGCCGAGCCACGATGTGCCCGTCGCAATATTCCTCTTGAGAAGAGACCTCATGATCGCCGTCCCCTTCTCCTTCACATGAAAATGAAGGAAGAGTGCAAACTATCCCAGTTACACGGGGTGACGGCCGCGCGTCAAGCGTCACCGCGCGCGAACGGCGGGTCGCACATCGCGCGCGCAATGGGGACGGGAGATTGCGGTGTGTGCGGAAGCTTCGGGTGAGGTCCCCGACCGTTGTCACTCCGGCCGTTGTCACGCCGGCCGTCGTCACGCCGGCCGTCGTCACGCCGGCCGTTGTCACGCCGGCCGTCGTCACGCCGGCCGGCATTGCGCCGGCCGGGGACAACTGTCGGGGAGCGGAGGGCGGGCCGACGTCAGTCGGTGGTCAGCAGGTTCGACTCGTTCTTGTCGATCTGGAAGACGCCGAGGCGCCCGGCGGCCGCGATGATGTCGTCGTCGTGGATGACCGGCGCGTTGTAGCTCCGGAAGAAGGCCTGCGCGAAGGGGGTCGCGAGGTCCTCGATGTTGACGACCAGGGTGCCGCCGGAGACCTGGAAGAACAGGCGGCGCTCGGCGCCACCCAGGAGGTACCAATACTTCTCGATCGACTGCTTCGAATGCGTCTCGAGGTCCAGGCTCTTCTTCTTCGGCGTCATGATTTCGAGCTTGGTGCTCTTCGGGTCGTAGTACGAAGAGACCCAGCCCGACCGATGGACGACGACCGCGACGTCGTGATCGTCGATGGTGACCGCGTTGATCTGGCGCCCTGCGAACAGCTTGTAGTTCTGGAGCTCGGCGGCCTTGCCCTTGAGCTTCACGTACGCAAGGGCGTGATCCTGGAACTTGCCGCTCCACTGGCGATCACGCGTGACCAGCTTGGTGCCGTCCACGTCGATGGGGTAGCCCGGGATGTTGATGCCGTCGCCGATCTTGGGCTTCGAGGGGTTCTTCAGGTCGACGCGCTTCATGTAATACTTCGCGTGGGGGCGCGGATCGCCCGACACCGAGACCGGCTGCTTGACCGTGACGAGCAGCGAGTCGCCCTCGGT includes:
- a CDS encoding beta-propeller domain-containing protein, which encodes MRSLFTRKIATGTSWLGALLLLAGQGCVASGGAGDESTAEVEQLAQGAQSFVTAEDVPYVASQGEEEEEEEEEEEEEEDDRELEEGDIYRVMGGGHLLNLNAYRGLQVVDFSNIASPKIIGKLPVSGKPVEMYVDGDRAVILLNEWYGYKSDPGKLAVKDKRGGLVALVDISDHTAPKLIAQYNVPGRITTSRYANGSSKNSLYVAAIDNGYYEHPDGYWIWKDESVVKSFDVTTTAMTPKTQLDLGGYVTAIQGEKGVLLVARAPQSWDDENSKVSIVDISDVNGAMTLRDTVDVQGYVRTQFHMDFRKDQLRVFSGPQWGGWGQQSYLQTWNATDKDNVALIDTEAFGTNERLYGAVFLDDKAFAVTYRNTDPFHTFSIDATGNIEERTEFIVSGFNNYLRPVLGNTRIIGIGVNDQNGWKMAASLYDITDLDNPNPMISRAEVDSNTGWDWSEANWDHRAFSVLDNAVSATAPTGETETGVILLPFSGSKYVPGQGYSSRSAVQIFTFSDKTLTRRGTMEHPDGVRRTIRLKDGTNNGVNISDTVLAFHDQTDLDNPAKKSQIDLAPDYTAIIPWGDYRLRIRHPEGYYYWNSSNVNAKAEVISASVNADLAEPLASFEVPIYASYHKIGNLLVTSRSEYVSWPTYKTTITAYDLTDPLHPTQKGQLSTTALPYYWSYSGLMATDNALVFQVANYTGYHWLGDYQQCYVYPNEVNQWCSNTSDGCEYYTGYQNCQTPAGSQQYCVGSIAKCTIHVGAPTTCVPVDASTLEQSGNIYSYCYDGVGYRYPSSPEYTIIDFSDPANIKIAPNKITFSPPDETVSARANGKELLVTVKNWVSVPGDPRPYSKHYVRRIDLTNPSQPVMGPAINVPGYPVDVDGNKVFTRDRQWGGRWQDTAVAKIKLTGQAATLENYHKFAGRSVQSLVVDEHQEVIAATSNAWTSYWYDMVGKRLDILSPQKKALGFTLRSQTQLDNWMYLNGASQHRLFFGVSGGTLVANIEDVTKPVAQAFFPVSSVPVIHKDDIIVAGRRLGVFQIGKDASNLLTAD
- a CDS encoding beta-propeller domain-containing protein, with the protein product MRSLLKRNIATGTSWLGALLLLVGQGCAGGAGDGEDAAETKLPLKGQTSFATAEDLPYVYYDYGEEEEEEEEEEEEEEEEDDRELEEGDIYRVMGGGRLLNLNAYRGLQVVDFSNIAAPKIIGKLPVSGMPVEMYVDGNRAVVLLNEWYGYKADPGKLAVSDKRGGLVALVDLTDATAPKLIAQYNVPGRITTSRYANGSNKNSLYVAAIDNGYYTDAAGNWIYKNESVVKSFDVTTTAMTPKTDIQLGGNVTAIQGEKGTLLVARSTGDWWSNVTSAVSVVDISDVNGAMTLRDTVDIKGYVRSQFHMDFRKDQLRVFSGPQWGSWGQDSYLQTWNAADRDNLALIDTETFGTNERLYAAVFLDDRAFAVTYRNTDPLHSFSIDPNGVIEEESEFIISGYNNFLRPVLGNTRMIGIGINDQGSWTMAASLYDITNLTNPNPLIHRAEVGGNNDWNWSEAEWDHRAFKVMDNAVSVTAPTGETETGLILLPFAGGKYDWNTGDYQYRAAVQIFTYSATSLTKRGVMEHPDDVRRSFPLGDGTKNGANISDTVLAFHDQTDLDNPVKKSQIDLAPDYAQIIPFGAYRLRIRNPEGYYWWYNANVNAKAEVIAANVNADLAEPLATFELPLYGNHFKVGNMLVSASSQWSNGGYKTTVTTWDLTNPTSPQKKGQLVTTELPPSYYWGSSVQATDNALVFTQTKWNYNDLGAYHQCSAYTSGVNTWCSSNADGCTYYTGYRQCQTPDGAEEYCVGGYAKCTVHVGAATDCVPVAPSAVNEVKYCDVEAGTGYRYTNSYEFTIVDMSDPANPKIVPNKISFPLPDEAVSARTSGNTLFVTVKNPTSVPGDPRPYSKHYVKRVDLTNPSQPVIDNGINVPGYPIDVDDTKLVTRDRQWGGKWQEPALGYVQIKGNVAELHNYKQFEGRQVNSVVIDNHETAVLTTRSSWVYSYYNPKSMKIDVLTPQKKGTGLDLQSQTPLDNWMYLVGGADRRLFFQVQGGTLIVNMDDLTKPVAQAFFPVYSTPIIHNNDIITAGGRLGVFQIDKNASNLLTTD